One stretch of Chitinophaga pendula DNA includes these proteins:
- a CDS encoding DinB family protein produces MAIYQTEVLIARFNETIDQWAIALNDYTLEMLLQKPKIGSWSLGQVYVHITDDTKYFVERMKSALSGDVHSDKQMHEDAKGLFERNGFPDTMIEGPATDDSVRQPANKEELLTSLLFIKDEVNNLSMAFNRSGSKGKAEHPGLHYFTAVEWLQFAEMHMRHHFRQKKRIDDQLFSS; encoded by the coding sequence ATGGCAATATATCAAACAGAAGTCTTAATAGCTCGCTTTAATGAAACTATCGATCAATGGGCCATCGCCCTGAATGACTACACGTTGGAAATGTTGCTGCAAAAGCCCAAAATTGGTTCATGGTCATTAGGGCAAGTGTATGTCCACATCACAGATGATACTAAATATTTTGTTGAACGAATGAAGTCTGCGCTGTCGGGCGATGTCCACAGCGACAAACAAATGCATGAAGATGCGAAAGGGCTATTCGAGCGCAACGGCTTCCCCGATACGATGATTGAAGGTCCCGCCACAGATGATAGTGTAAGACAACCCGCCAATAAAGAAGAACTGTTAACAAGTCTGTTGTTCATAAAGGACGAAGTGAACAATCTGTCTATGGCATTCAACCGCTCCGGATCAAAAGGAAAAGCAGAACATCCCGGCTTACATTACTTTACTGCTGTGGAATGGTTACAGTTCGCAGAAATGCACATGCGACACCATTTCAGACAGAAGAAGAGAATCGACGATCAATTATTCTCCTCCTGA
- a CDS encoding sugar phosphate isomerase/epimerase family protein has protein sequence MTLSRRSFVQKGLASAALLASPLPAFLPAAVAAAPAKPAEHTPFKLALSTYSYWHFKTPKYPIEKVIDEAMALSVEGVDILHRQMESEDNAYLQKLKRHAFLHGVDLISLSIHQDFVSPDAAERQKDIDHTLRCIELAYKMGIPAIRLNSGRWGTIKSFDELMAKRGVEPAIPGYTEDDAFKWCIDCIEKCLPKAQECGVLLTLENHWGLTSTPEGLLRIRQAIDSPWLGVLMDTGNFLEHPYDKLEKVVPYASFVQAKTYYGGGEWYTLDLDYKRIVGILRRANYKGYIAIEFEGKEAPESGVRKSVAMLREAMA, from the coding sequence ATGACTCTTTCCCGGCGATCTTTTGTACAAAAGGGCCTGGCGAGTGCGGCATTACTTGCCAGCCCGCTACCGGCCTTCTTACCTGCGGCTGTTGCTGCGGCTCCTGCTAAGCCTGCGGAACACACTCCCTTTAAGCTGGCTCTGTCCACCTATTCCTACTGGCATTTCAAGACACCGAAGTATCCTATCGAGAAAGTGATTGATGAGGCGATGGCGCTTAGTGTAGAGGGGGTCGATATCCTTCACCGGCAGATGGAGAGCGAGGATAATGCCTACCTGCAAAAGCTGAAACGGCATGCTTTCCTGCATGGCGTAGATCTTATTTCCCTGTCCATACACCAGGACTTTGTATCGCCGGATGCCGCAGAGCGCCAGAAGGATATTGATCACACTTTACGCTGTATAGAGCTGGCATATAAGATGGGTATTCCTGCCATCCGGTTGAACAGCGGACGTTGGGGAACGATCAAATCTTTCGATGAGCTGATGGCCAAGCGAGGTGTAGAGCCCGCTATTCCGGGTTATACAGAAGATGATGCCTTTAAGTGGTGTATCGACTGTATTGAAAAGTGCTTGCCAAAAGCGCAGGAATGCGGAGTGTTACTGACTCTGGAAAACCATTGGGGGCTTACCTCTACACCGGAAGGACTGTTGCGGATACGGCAAGCGATCGATTCGCCCTGGCTGGGTGTGCTGATGGATACCGGCAATTTCCTGGAGCACCCGTATGACAAGCTGGAAAAGGTGGTGCCATATGCCAGTTTTGTACAGGCGAAAACTTATTATGGTGGTGGTGAATGGTATACGCTGGACCTGGATTATAAGCGCATCGTCGGTATACTACGGCGTGCGAATTATAAAGGCTATATAGCTATAGAATTTGAAGGGAAGGAAGCGCCAGAGTCTGGTGTACGTAAGAGTGTGGCGATGTTGCGGGAGGCAATGGCCTGA